A DNA window from Pseudomonas tohonis contains the following coding sequences:
- a CDS encoding winged helix-turn-helix domain-containing protein yields MPLELSAAEARRLALAAQGFMRPPRGAIRASHIRALAGRLGVVQIDSVNALVRSHYLPFFSRLGDYPRELLDELAWGKPRRRALFEYWGHEASLLPLELYPAMRWRMQRAAQGRGIYQQLARFGREQRDVIQRVLAAVHEQGALGAGALSTRQERAGPWWDWSAEKHALEWLFAAGEVTVAGRRGFERLYDLPERVIPAHLRTGAELAEADAIRQLLLHSAQALGVSTEKDLRDYFRLDVADARQGLAELVENGDLQRVAVRGWKQEGYCLGEPAVPRKVRASALLSPFDSLIWERARTERLFDFHYRLEIYTPADKRRYGYYVLPFLHDERIPARVDLRAERAHDRLAVHALHEETPGLGEVGLHALAENLRRLATWLGLEEVAITCQRPGTQRLRAVLAGLAG; encoded by the coding sequence TCATGCGGCCGCCCCGTGGCGCCATCCGTGCCAGCCACATCCGGGCGCTGGCCGGGCGCCTCGGCGTCGTGCAGATCGACTCGGTCAACGCGCTGGTGCGCTCGCACTACCTGCCGTTCTTTTCCCGCCTCGGCGATTACCCGCGCGAGCTATTGGACGAGCTCGCCTGGGGCAAGCCGCGGCGCCGTGCGCTGTTCGAATACTGGGGGCACGAGGCTTCGCTGCTGCCCCTGGAACTCTACCCGGCGATGCGCTGGCGCATGCAGCGGGCGGCGCAGGGGCGTGGCATCTACCAGCAGCTGGCGCGCTTCGGCCGCGAGCAGCGGGACGTGATCCAGCGCGTGCTCGCCGCCGTGCACGAGCAGGGCGCCCTGGGTGCCGGGGCCCTGAGCACCCGCCAGGAACGCGCCGGCCCCTGGTGGGACTGGAGCGCCGAGAAGCATGCGCTGGAGTGGCTGTTCGCCGCCGGCGAGGTGACGGTCGCCGGGCGGCGCGGCTTCGAGCGGCTCTACGACCTGCCCGAGCGGGTGATTCCGGCGCACCTGCGCACGGGCGCGGAGCTGGCCGAAGCCGATGCCATCCGCCAGTTGTTGCTGCACTCGGCCCAGGCCCTGGGCGTTAGCACCGAGAAGGACCTGCGCGACTACTTCCGGCTCGACGTGGCCGATGCCCGCCAGGGCCTGGCCGAACTGGTGGAGAACGGCGACCTGCAGAGGGTCGCCGTGCGCGGCTGGAAGCAGGAGGGCTACTGCCTTGGCGAGCCGGCGGTGCCGCGCAAGGTCAGGGCCAGCGCGCTGCTGTCGCCCTTCGATTCGCTGATCTGGGAGCGTGCCCGCACCGAGCGCCTGTTCGACTTCCACTACCGCCTGGAGATCTACACCCCGGCGGACAAGCGCCGGTACGGCTACTACGTGCTGCCGTTCCTCCACGACGAACGCATCCCCGCCCGCGTCGACCTGCGCGCCGAACGTGCCCACGACCGCCTGGCCGTGCACGCCCTGCACGAGGAAACACCCGGGCTCGGCGAGGTGGGCCTGCACGCCCTGGCCGAAAACCTGCGCCGCCTCGCCACCTGGCTGGGGCTGGAGGAGGTCGCCATCACCTGCCAGCGCCCCGGAACCCAGCGCCTGCGCGCGGTCCTGGCGGGGTTGGCTGGCTGA